The proteins below come from a single Mycobacterium parmense genomic window:
- a CDS encoding acyl-CoA dehydrogenase family protein, whose translation MTVERLLPTPEARELVRLAGDVADKVLDPIVDEHEKSETYPKGVFATLGETGLLTLPHPQEWGGGGQPYEVYLQVLEELAARWAAIAVAVSVHVLSCHPLIAFGTDEQQQQWLPTMLSGHTIGAYSLSEPQAGSDAAALTCKAAAVDGGYRVNGAKAWITHGGVADFYTLFARTGEGGRGISCFLVEKDTDGLTFGKPEEKMGLHAIPTTTAHYDNAFVSAQRRIGVEGQGLQIAFSALDSGRLGIAAVAVGLAQAALDEAARYSQQRTTFGRKIIDHQGLAFMLADMAAAVDSARATYLDAARRRDTGLPYSRHASVAKLVATDAAMKVTTDAVQVFGGYGYTRDYRVERYMREAKITQIFEGTNQIQRLVIGRSLVGS comes from the coding sequence ATGACGGTCGAGCGCCTGCTGCCGACGCCAGAAGCACGCGAACTGGTTCGGCTGGCCGGCGACGTCGCCGACAAGGTGCTCGATCCGATCGTCGACGAGCATGAGAAGAGCGAAACCTATCCCAAGGGAGTCTTCGCGACTCTGGGTGAGACCGGGCTGCTGACGCTGCCCCACCCGCAGGAATGGGGCGGCGGCGGACAGCCCTACGAGGTATACCTGCAGGTTCTCGAGGAGCTGGCCGCTCGGTGGGCGGCAATCGCCGTGGCTGTCAGCGTCCACGTGCTGTCCTGCCATCCGTTGATCGCGTTCGGCACCGACGAGCAACAACAGCAGTGGCTGCCGACCATGCTAAGTGGTCACACGATCGGCGCCTATAGCTTGTCCGAGCCGCAGGCCGGTTCCGACGCCGCCGCATTGACCTGTAAAGCCGCCGCGGTCGACGGCGGTTACCGCGTCAACGGCGCGAAGGCGTGGATCACCCATGGGGGCGTAGCAGATTTCTACACCCTCTTCGCCCGCACAGGTGAAGGTGGACGCGGCATTTCATGCTTCTTGGTCGAAAAGGACACCGACGGGCTTACGTTCGGCAAACCCGAGGAGAAGATGGGCTTGCATGCTATCCCGACCACCACAGCGCACTACGACAATGCATTCGTGTCTGCCCAGCGTCGGATCGGTGTCGAGGGGCAGGGTCTCCAGATCGCCTTCAGTGCACTGGATTCTGGACGCCTGGGCATCGCCGCGGTGGCCGTCGGGCTGGCGCAGGCAGCCCTCGACGAGGCGGCGCGCTACTCCCAACAACGGACGACTTTCGGCCGCAAGATCATCGATCATCAAGGCCTGGCATTCATGCTGGCCGATATGGCGGCCGCCGTCGACTCTGCCCGTGCCACCTACCTGGACGCGGCGCGCCGCCGCGACACCGGACTGCCCTACTCGCGCCACGCCTCGGTGGCAAAGCTCGTCGCGACCGACGCCGCAATGAAGGTCACCACCGACGCCGTCCAGGTGTTCGGCGGCTACGGCTACACCAGGGATTACCGTGTCGAGCGCTACATGCGCGAAGCCAAGATCACCCAGATCTTCGAGGGCACCAACCAGATTCAGCGGCTGGTGATCGGTCGATCGTTGGTAGGGTCATGA
- a CDS encoding TetR/AcrR family transcriptional regulator translates to MRTRLLDATIECLVTYGYAGTTTPRVAERAGVTRGAQIHHFRAKEDLVVAAIEHLAQQRVQAAMREFGRMTATSDPVSTMLDFLWEAHQGPMFIAAVELWVAARTDAVLASHVERVEPLVNSTLISAIAQLVPDHAARKDLRNFVYTAMDALRGILLASFVDRDTDRARRRWHRAAEQLRIAAGGLLTADSVD, encoded by the coding sequence ATGAGAACGCGGTTGCTCGATGCCACCATCGAGTGCCTGGTGACCTACGGATATGCGGGCACCACCACGCCACGGGTCGCCGAGCGTGCCGGTGTGACCCGGGGAGCCCAGATCCACCACTTCCGTGCGAAGGAAGATCTGGTGGTGGCGGCGATCGAACATCTCGCACAGCAACGCGTCCAGGCCGCCATGCGCGAGTTCGGCAGAATGACTGCCACGAGCGACCCGGTCTCGACGATGCTGGATTTTTTGTGGGAGGCGCACCAGGGCCCGATGTTCATTGCAGCCGTTGAGCTTTGGGTCGCCGCACGCACCGACGCAGTGCTGGCAAGCCATGTCGAACGAGTCGAGCCGCTGGTCAACAGCACGCTGATTTCGGCGATCGCTCAACTGGTGCCCGACCACGCCGCACGCAAAGACCTGCGCAACTTCGTCTACACCGCGATGGACGCGCTGCGGGGGATTCTGCTGGCAAGTTTCGTCGATCGCGACACCGATCGCGCGCGCCGCCGGTGGCACCGGGCGGCTGAGCAACTACGGATTGCCGCCGGCGGGCTGCTGACCGCCGATTCCGTGGACTGA
- a CDS encoding thiolase C-terminal domain-containing protein, with product MSCAVVGIGRTEYSRNSGRTTRGMAVAACRDAIDDAGLRPTDVDGICTFMANDSEQPIFVGWALGIDELAWANAMYGGGNLVADQIATAAAVIEAGMCKAVLVYRSLNGRSGYRFGHIEGPMQVQHHDQFDTASGFMVPPQWFAMWARRHQHEYGSTCEDLGHIAITQRNHAGPNEHALRREPLTMDDYLAARWINEPFRVLDCTSEVDGAVAVLIAGEDIARDAKQPPVWLVGSSNSQGGSGWTEWDDPTEMYSRTAGPKIWEKTGLSPFDMDVACMYDCFTYTVMATMEGFGFCEKGEVGKFFSTGRATYGGDVVVNPHGGLLSEGYIHGLNHHYEAALQLRHAAGVRQVKDAQLALVTAGGGPFGGANVYSKERP from the coding sequence ATGTCCTGTGCCGTCGTCGGGATCGGTCGCACCGAGTATTCCCGCAACTCCGGCCGCACGACCCGCGGCATGGCCGTGGCCGCCTGTCGCGATGCCATCGACGATGCCGGCCTGAGGCCGACCGACGTCGACGGCATCTGCACCTTCATGGCCAACGACTCCGAGCAGCCGATCTTCGTCGGATGGGCGCTTGGCATCGACGAATTGGCTTGGGCCAACGCCATGTACGGCGGCGGCAACCTCGTGGCTGATCAAATCGCCACCGCCGCCGCGGTCATCGAGGCCGGCATGTGCAAGGCCGTGCTGGTGTACCGGTCACTCAACGGCCGCTCGGGCTACCGGTTCGGCCATATCGAGGGGCCGATGCAGGTGCAGCACCACGACCAGTTCGACACCGCGTCCGGTTTCATGGTGCCGCCGCAGTGGTTCGCGATGTGGGCCCGGCGCCATCAGCATGAGTACGGTTCCACTTGCGAGGATTTGGGGCACATCGCGATCACTCAGCGCAATCATGCGGGGCCTAACGAACACGCTCTGAGACGCGAACCGCTGACCATGGACGACTATCTAGCGGCGCGCTGGATCAACGAGCCCTTCCGGGTACTGGACTGCACTTCGGAGGTCGACGGCGCGGTAGCGGTGCTGATCGCCGGCGAAGACATCGCCCGCGATGCGAAACAGCCGCCCGTGTGGCTAGTCGGATCGTCGAACTCGCAGGGCGGCTCCGGCTGGACCGAATGGGATGACCCCACCGAGATGTACTCGCGCACAGCGGGCCCGAAGATTTGGGAAAAGACAGGTCTGAGTCCCTTCGACATGGACGTGGCGTGCATGTACGACTGCTTCACCTACACCGTGATGGCCACCATGGAGGGATTCGGCTTCTGCGAGAAAGGCGAGGTGGGCAAGTTCTTCTCAACGGGACGTGCCACCTACGGCGGTGACGTGGTGGTCAATCCGCACGGCGGGCTCCTGTCCGAGGGGTACATCCACGGCCTCAACCACCACTACGAGGCAGCGCTGCAACTGCGGCACGCAGCCGGTGTGCGTCAGGTCAAGGACGCCCAACTGGCGCTGGTAACCGCGGGCGGCGGGCCCTTCGGCGGCGCGAACGTCTACAGCAAGGAGCGCCCATGA
- a CDS encoding class I adenylate-forming enzyme family protein has product MTWLERICAIHERSDRAAVIGEAGAVTGRELIGKAVTATDLLVDLDVQLGQPIPALLSTNADALALLFGGAAVNRPLAPLGPRQTTAELAETVRRSGSSVLLAEAASAETARQVGDAVGIRAVTIPFLAASGRPLHPEPGPTAIYLHTAGTTGVPKSVPLTEPVLDARAELLSRLINIGPDDRYATGSPIHHIGGLGNVLVALTVGAAVICTTRFSFDWWRTLKRLEATHCLLVPTMIEMLLSEGLLDAVPLKTLIYGASPITVDTLRRVLDVLADVAIVSLYGQTEGSPITSLGPDDHRQAAVNNSRILCTVGRPVSGLRLRIGEPDGAGIGEVLAAAAHLSGQAADGWLHTGDLGLMDDDGYLRLCGRRHDMVVRGGENVYPLEVENVLSAHPAVAAVGVVGVPDTRLGETLAAFIVPTDSGHPPRPEELASFTRVKLAGFKVPQYWYSVAELPLNGAGKVVRAALQAIHLERQHIASP; this is encoded by the coding sequence ATGACGTGGCTCGAGCGGATATGCGCAATTCACGAACGCAGCGACCGTGCAGCGGTCATTGGCGAGGCGGGCGCCGTCACGGGCCGCGAACTGATTGGAAAGGCAGTCACCGCCACGGACCTGCTGGTTGACCTCGATGTGCAGTTAGGCCAGCCGATCCCAGCGCTGCTCAGCACTAACGCCGACGCACTCGCTCTCTTGTTCGGTGGTGCCGCCGTCAACAGACCGCTCGCTCCGCTCGGGCCGCGGCAGACCACCGCCGAGCTGGCTGAGACGGTGCGCCGGAGCGGCTCGTCAGTCCTGCTGGCTGAGGCCGCGTCCGCCGAGACCGCTCGGCAGGTTGGAGACGCGGTTGGGATACGGGCGGTGACAATTCCGTTCTTGGCTGCATCGGGGCGTCCGTTGCACCCGGAACCGGGTCCCACCGCGATCTATCTGCACACCGCGGGAACGACCGGAGTTCCCAAAAGCGTTCCGCTCACCGAGCCGGTGCTCGACGCCCGCGCCGAGCTGTTGAGTCGCCTGATAAACATCGGCCCCGACGATCGCTACGCCACCGGCTCACCAATCCACCACATCGGAGGATTGGGCAACGTCCTCGTGGCTCTCACCGTCGGGGCGGCGGTTATCTGCACCACCAGATTCTCCTTCGATTGGTGGCGCACCCTCAAGCGCCTCGAAGCCACCCATTGTCTGCTCGTGCCGACCATGATCGAGATGTTGCTCAGCGAGGGACTTCTCGACGCAGTTCCGCTGAAGACATTGATTTACGGCGCCTCGCCGATCACCGTCGACACACTGCGCCGCGTCCTTGACGTCCTAGCGGACGTCGCGATCGTCAGTCTCTATGGCCAAACCGAGGGCAGCCCGATCACCAGCTTGGGCCCGGACGATCATCGACAGGCCGCAGTCAACAACTCAAGGATTCTCTGCACCGTCGGCCGGCCCGTGAGCGGCCTACGTCTGCGGATTGGTGAACCGGACGGGGCGGGAATCGGGGAAGTTTTGGCCGCGGCGGCGCACCTTTCCGGCCAGGCCGCCGATGGATGGTTGCACACCGGGGATCTGGGTTTGATGGACGATGATGGTTATCTCCGTCTTTGTGGTCGTCGGCACGACATGGTGGTTCGCGGCGGAGAGAACGTCTATCCGTTAGAAGTCGAGAATGTGTTGAGCGCCCACCCCGCGGTTGCTGCGGTCGGGGTTGTAGGCGTGCCGGACACGCGACTGGGGGAGACCTTGGCCGCGTTCATAGTCCCGACGGACTCGGGTCATCCTCCACGGCCCGAGGAACTGGCTTCGTTTACCCGCGTCAAGCTAGCCGGCTTCAAGGTTCCGCAATACTGGTATTCGGTCGCCGAACTGCCGCTGAACGGTGCGGGCAAGGTCGTTCGCGCCGCACTTCAGGCGATACATCTGGAGCGTCAGCACATTGCGTCACCGTGA
- a CDS encoding Zn-ribbon domain-containing OB-fold protein, which produces MNYQRPQLRLAPTPTAESLAFWTGGRNGELLITRCHGCGHFFHPPGPACWRCRSTDVAPEPVSGRATVAAYTVNRQTWIPGFEPPYIVAMVELAEEPDTRLISNVVDVDPEKMRVGMAVEVFFEDWTALSGEEESRVWLPLFRPIKAT; this is translated from the coding sequence ATGAACTACCAACGTCCGCAGTTGCGATTGGCACCCACCCCTACCGCCGAGTCGCTTGCGTTCTGGACCGGAGGGCGCAACGGCGAGCTGCTGATCACCCGCTGCCACGGTTGCGGCCACTTCTTCCATCCGCCGGGACCGGCCTGCTGGCGTTGTCGCAGCACCGACGTTGCACCGGAGCCCGTCTCAGGGCGGGCGACCGTTGCGGCGTATACGGTCAACCGACAGACCTGGATTCCGGGTTTCGAACCGCCCTACATCGTGGCGATGGTGGAGCTTGCCGAAGAACCCGATACCCGGTTGATTTCCAACGTGGTCGACGTTGACCCGGAGAAGATGCGTGTCGGGATGGCTGTCGAGGTCTTTTTCGAAGACTGGACCGCGTTGTCGGGTGAGGAAGAGAGCCGGGTGTGGTTGCCGTTGTTCCGCCCGATTAAGGCGACGTAG
- a CDS encoding mycofactocin-coupled SDR family oxidoreductase, translating to MGRMDGRVAFITGAGKGQGRSHAVRLAEEGADIVGVDICRQLDGVLYAMATPEDLDETVNLVEKTGQRMIARQADVRDRKTLQAAFDDGVAEFGYIDTVVANAGIVLNRVDEPDPEAAWELGIGVLLTGVWNTLQIASAHMMKSDRGGAIVATSSMAGLKALTDGSGGADAYAAAKIGVTGLVRAYAQRMAAKNIRVMAIAPTGVNTAMIVENPALFEVIAQNEHLAKAMANALPVTVIEPSDVSETVLFLVSDSGRYYTGTTLMLDAGMNMT from the coding sequence ATGGGCAGAATGGACGGTCGCGTCGCCTTCATCACCGGAGCTGGCAAGGGCCAGGGACGGTCGCACGCAGTCCGGTTGGCCGAGGAAGGTGCCGATATCGTTGGTGTCGACATCTGTCGCCAACTCGACGGCGTGCTGTATGCGATGGCCACGCCGGAAGACCTCGACGAGACCGTCAACTTGGTGGAGAAGACCGGTCAGCGGATGATCGCCCGTCAGGCTGACGTCCGCGACCGCAAAACACTACAGGCCGCTTTCGATGATGGCGTCGCAGAATTCGGCTACATAGATACGGTGGTGGCTAACGCGGGGATCGTATTGAACCGGGTCGACGAGCCCGATCCCGAGGCGGCGTGGGAACTCGGCATCGGCGTGCTGCTCACCGGTGTGTGGAACACCCTGCAGATCGCAAGCGCCCACATGATGAAGTCCGATCGCGGCGGTGCCATAGTCGCCACCAGCTCGATGGCTGGTCTGAAGGCACTGACTGACGGCAGCGGCGGCGCGGATGCGTACGCCGCGGCCAAAATCGGCGTCACTGGGCTGGTACGGGCCTACGCACAGCGTATGGCAGCCAAAAATATCCGTGTCATGGCGATCGCACCGACCGGTGTCAACACCGCCATGATCGTGGAGAATCCGGCGCTGTTTGAGGTGATCGCCCAGAATGAGCATCTCGCCAAGGCGATGGCTAACGCCCTACCGGTGACGGTGATCGAACCGTCTGATGTCTCCGAGACGGTGTTGTTCCTGGTCTCGGACAGTGGCCGGTATTACACGGGCACAACGCTAATGCTCGACGCCGGCATGAACATGACCTGA
- a CDS encoding Zn-ribbon domain-containing OB-fold protein, which translates to MTNPALAPPVPVPDPDSAPYWEALKNGKFMLCRCDDTGKWIHPPLERSRYTGGPVHFEEVSGDGTIFSYIVVRQALVPGRVPPYVVGLVELVEQPGLRINAVINADPTDVRIGQQVELRIVELGESGYCIPEFVIK; encoded by the coding sequence ATGACGAATCCCGCACTCGCGCCGCCCGTTCCGGTGCCCGATCCCGACTCGGCGCCGTACTGGGAGGCCCTGAAGAACGGCAAGTTCATGCTGTGCCGTTGCGACGACACCGGGAAGTGGATCCATCCGCCGTTGGAACGCAGCCGGTACACCGGCGGCCCCGTGCACTTCGAGGAGGTCAGCGGCGACGGGACGATATTCAGCTACATCGTGGTCCGCCAGGCCCTCGTTCCTGGCCGCGTGCCCCCTTACGTAGTCGGCCTCGTCGAACTGGTCGAGCAGCCGGGCCTACGGATCAACGCCGTCATCAACGCCGATCCCACCGACGTCCGTATCGGACAGCAAGTTGAACTACGCATCGTCGAGCTCGGCGAAAGCGGTTATTGCATACCCGAATTTGTAATCAAGTAA
- a CDS encoding DUF732 domain-containing protein, translating into MFEPPATKSRASLVALILTAAAVGLLVLTPPPRAHAAPAPEVEYVYDVVVRRHYGFPNNDALTYGHGICDKVGRGEAYGQVMGDVKNDVTPNDEFAANYLVSYAVNLLCPELIWQLRNSAAGYQPPGGVAAPGTYY; encoded by the coding sequence ATGTTCGAGCCGCCAGCCACCAAGAGCCGGGCCTCGCTGGTCGCCTTGATTCTCACCGCGGCAGCCGTCGGCTTGCTCGTGCTGACGCCACCACCGAGGGCGCATGCCGCCCCAGCGCCTGAGGTCGAGTATGTCTACGACGTGGTGGTGCGGCGGCATTACGGCTTTCCGAACAACGACGCACTTACTTATGGCCACGGGATCTGCGACAAGGTCGGCCGAGGAGAGGCCTACGGGCAAGTCATGGGTGACGTGAAGAATGACGTCACCCCCAACGATGAGTTCGCGGCCAATTACCTGGTCTCATATGCGGTCAACTTGCTGTGCCCTGAGCTGATATGGCAGCTTCGGAACTCAGCCGCGGGCTACCAACCGCCAGGCGGAGTCGCAGCGCCCGGTACCTATTACTGA
- a CDS encoding SDR family NAD(P)-dependent oxidoreductase: protein MRIIVTGGSSGVGKATAHAMAAAGHEVVIACRTLTKGREAASSMPGDVEVRELDLADLTSVRKFADTVDYVDVLVNNAGVLGLPLTRTADGFEAHMGTNHLGHFALTCLLGDRIRERVVAVASTNYNTARMHFDDLNYHRRRYNPWSAYGESKLANLLFVRELVARGKTAYASDPGMTDTGITRNGSGVLQWAGRVLSPRIAQRPADGARSTIQAITTTLPNGTYIAPRGLMHQWGTPKPTKLRDKARDADSARRLWEISVELTGCEWQDNRS from the coding sequence GTGCGGATCATTGTCACGGGCGGAAGCAGTGGGGTCGGAAAGGCGACCGCACACGCAATGGCCGCCGCCGGTCACGAAGTGGTGATCGCTTGCCGGACTCTGACAAAGGGACGCGAGGCCGCTTCGTCGATGCCCGGCGACGTCGAAGTGCGCGAGTTAGACTTGGCCGACCTCACCAGCGTGCGTAAGTTCGCCGACACTGTCGACTACGTCGACGTGTTGGTGAACAACGCCGGTGTGTTGGGCTTGCCGCTGACTCGAACCGCGGATGGCTTCGAGGCTCACATGGGCACTAATCACCTTGGCCACTTCGCGTTAACCTGCCTGCTCGGCGACCGGATCCGCGAGCGGGTCGTGGCGGTGGCCAGCACCAACTACAACACCGCCCGCATGCACTTCGACGACCTCAACTACCACCGTCGCCGCTACAACCCATGGTCGGCCTATGGGGAATCCAAGCTGGCGAACCTGCTGTTCGTGCGGGAACTGGTTGCCCGCGGCAAGACCGCCTATGCTTCCGATCCCGGCATGACGGACACCGGAATCACCCGTAACGGTTCGGGTGTATTGCAGTGGGCGGGCCGAGTGCTCTCGCCGCGCATCGCGCAGCGCCCAGCTGACGGGGCCCGCTCGACCATTCAGGCGATCACCACGACCTTGCCCAACGGCACCTACATTGCGCCGCGCGGCCTGATGCACCAGTGGGGCACACCGAAGCCCACCAAACTCAGAGACAAGGCGCGCGACGCGGACAGCGCGCGGCGGTTGTGGGAGATCTCGGTCGAGCTCACCGGCTGTGAGTGGCAGGACAACCGGTCATGA
- a CDS encoding phosphotransferase: protein MTGQALQVTLQSADDITPGVMTSLLRRHDPEATVTGVTVGHTWQGTTSHLHLDVNYADPQTRLPQRLFIKTQLSTVHDLPEAFDESLSEGGGGTVLYDDETRFYRDLRPGLDVETMTTYFADHLDGPSQFLILGEDITLRGAQVPDATAGLTVEQADALLATLSQLHAPFWGSRRLADGGDLSWLQDPITGGFATFLRDNGFEIIRALIDAPYKKALLDATGTDMDGMEAAFWRLQERVARDPITVLHGDPHPRNTYVLPDGRMGVLDWQLIRRGSWSHDVGYALIAALSPELRRAHEHELLDNYRGRLLDAGVTSVPDRDAMWTAYRQSPAWGFCMWAIAPDQMYSVEVVGAVLGRFAEAYYDLGTGTLLS, encoded by the coding sequence ATGACCGGACAAGCCCTGCAAGTCACGCTTCAGTCCGCCGACGACATCACGCCCGGCGTTATGACGTCGCTGCTGCGCCGACACGATCCCGAGGCGACGGTTACCGGCGTCACGGTCGGGCACACCTGGCAGGGCACCACGTCGCACCTGCACCTCGATGTGAACTACGCCGATCCGCAGACTCGACTTCCGCAGCGGCTCTTCATCAAAACGCAACTGAGTACGGTGCACGACCTGCCGGAGGCGTTCGACGAGTCGCTGTCGGAAGGCGGCGGCGGGACCGTGTTGTATGACGACGAGACAAGGTTTTACCGCGACCTACGTCCGGGCCTGGACGTCGAGACGATGACGACCTACTTCGCCGACCACCTCGATGGTCCGTCGCAGTTTCTGATCCTCGGAGAGGACATCACGTTACGCGGCGCGCAGGTCCCCGACGCGACGGCCGGTCTTACCGTCGAGCAGGCCGACGCGCTGCTGGCAACGTTGAGCCAGCTGCACGCTCCGTTCTGGGGCAGCCGGCGGTTGGCCGACGGCGGCGACTTGTCCTGGTTACAGGATCCCATTACCGGGGGGTTTGCAACCTTTCTACGGGACAACGGGTTTGAGATAATTCGTGCTCTCATCGATGCCCCTTATAAGAAGGCGCTTCTCGATGCTACCGGCACTGACATGGACGGTATGGAGGCGGCGTTCTGGAGGCTCCAGGAGCGGGTTGCCCGCGACCCGATCACGGTGTTGCACGGGGACCCGCATCCGCGCAACACGTATGTGCTGCCTGACGGCCGGATGGGTGTCCTTGATTGGCAGCTGATCCGACGCGGCTCGTGGTCGCACGACGTCGGTTATGCGTTGATTGCCGCATTGTCCCCGGAGCTTCGGCGGGCCCACGAGCACGAGCTGTTGGACAATTATCGCGGCCGGCTGCTCGACGCCGGCGTCACATCGGTGCCCGACCGCGACGCGATGTGGACCGCATATCGGCAGAGTCCGGCTTGGGGTTTTTGCATGTGGGCGATCGCGCCCGATCAGATGTATTCGGTCGAGGTCGTGGGCGCGGTACTTGGCCGCTTCGCGGAGGCCTATTACGACCTGGGCACCGGCACCTTGTTGAGCTGA
- a CDS encoding acyl-CoA dehydrogenase, with translation MPLAITEDHRALAEVAAAMVAGRAGTAGARRILLDREKSGAWWSTDGLWKEMVSTGWLGLHIDERFGGQGYGLPELTILLEQLGRAAVGGPFLPTVAVSAVIAEVGTDEQRERWLPLLVSGDVVAGIGTNGDAVLRDSVVSAGAVPALAEAAADLFLLPADADLVVVQAGDGVSIRTIDSVDQLLAPVIVAGLDSVRVAEVFPGAAGAAVRILRLLAAAEAVGGLGACTEMATAYAAGREQFGRPIGSFQAIKHHCANMLVDTELATAATWDAARAVGAEAELAAAMAAGHALTAYQRVSLQNVQVHGGIGYTWEHDAHLYIRRATVLQAFAGGQDALQDRVIALQGSGMRRRHSVDLPEDAEQYRQAALDFRCQLEASDAGDRQRLWARSGYLQPHWPAPYGRGADSVEQLIIEDALDGLDKPSLGLGEWVVPTLLQHGSKEQVDRLIWPSLEGELRWCQLFSEPGAGSDAAAVATKATRVADGWVVSGQKVWTSDAVNCQRGLATVRTDPKVRKHKGITAMIIDLSDPAVRIRPLTEITGETLFNEVFLDNVFVPDRDVVGAVNDGWSVAMAAFGNERVSIGGGSVTMTAEALIDLLKRHRPGDSGVAREVGALLIESYTLATLNLRQAARAVFDAGPGIEGNIAKLFGAEHAQRVAELALRIADRAILVGEEPKVVHDYLFSRCLTIAGGTSEIVRNLIAERILGLPRDSAPK, from the coding sequence GTGCCATTAGCGATAACCGAAGATCATCGCGCGCTCGCCGAAGTCGCGGCTGCCATGGTGGCCGGGCGCGCGGGCACCGCGGGTGCCCGCCGGATCCTGCTCGACCGCGAAAAGAGCGGTGCGTGGTGGTCGACCGATGGGCTCTGGAAAGAGATGGTCTCCACCGGGTGGCTTGGGCTGCACATCGACGAAAGATTCGGCGGTCAGGGTTACGGACTGCCTGAACTGACGATTCTGTTGGAGCAGCTCGGTCGCGCCGCGGTGGGTGGGCCGTTTCTTCCCACGGTCGCGGTGTCCGCGGTGATCGCCGAAGTAGGGACCGACGAGCAGCGTGAGCGGTGGTTGCCGCTGTTAGTATCCGGCGACGTGGTCGCCGGCATCGGCACGAACGGCGATGCGGTCCTTCGGGATTCGGTGGTCTCGGCCGGCGCGGTTCCCGCGCTTGCCGAGGCGGCCGCCGACCTGTTCCTGCTTCCCGCCGATGCCGACCTCGTCGTGGTGCAGGCCGGCGACGGAGTCAGCATCCGAACCATTGACTCCGTGGATCAGCTGCTCGCACCCGTGATCGTGGCCGGCCTGGACTCCGTTCGCGTCGCCGAGGTGTTCCCCGGCGCAGCCGGGGCAGCGGTGCGGATTCTTCGTCTGCTGGCGGCAGCCGAAGCCGTCGGCGGTTTGGGCGCCTGCACCGAGATGGCCACGGCGTACGCCGCCGGCCGCGAGCAGTTCGGTAGGCCCATCGGCTCGTTCCAGGCGATCAAACATCACTGCGCGAACATGCTTGTCGACACCGAGCTCGCCACTGCCGCGACATGGGACGCCGCGCGCGCCGTCGGCGCGGAGGCCGAACTGGCCGCCGCGATGGCCGCCGGACACGCGCTGACCGCCTATCAGCGGGTGTCGCTGCAAAACGTGCAGGTGCACGGCGGCATCGGCTACACCTGGGAGCACGACGCCCACCTCTACATCAGGCGGGCCACCGTCCTGCAGGCCTTCGCCGGTGGCCAGGATGCCCTGCAGGACAGGGTTATCGCGCTGCAAGGCAGCGGAATGCGCCGGCGGCACTCGGTGGACCTACCCGAGGATGCCGAGCAGTATCGGCAGGCCGCATTGGACTTTCGCTGCCAACTCGAGGCCTCCGACGCAGGTGATCGCCAACGGCTCTGGGCGCGCAGCGGCTATCTGCAACCGCACTGGCCCGCGCCGTACGGCCGGGGTGCAGACAGCGTCGAGCAGTTGATCATCGAGGACGCCCTGGATGGGTTGGACAAACCCAGCCTCGGACTCGGCGAATGGGTGGTTCCCACGCTCCTGCAGCACGGCAGCAAGGAGCAGGTAGACCGATTGATCTGGCCGAGCCTTGAGGGCGAGCTGCGGTGGTGCCAACTCTTTAGTGAGCCCGGCGCGGGCTCGGACGCGGCGGCAGTTGCCACCAAGGCCACGCGGGTCGCCGACGGCTGGGTGGTCAGCGGTCAAAAGGTATGGACCAGTGATGCGGTGAATTGCCAACGCGGGCTGGCCACCGTGCGCACCGATCCGAAAGTGCGTAAGCACAAGGGCATTACGGCGATGATCATTGACCTCTCCGATCCGGCGGTGCGGATCCGCCCGCTCACCGAGATCACCGGCGAGACGCTGTTCAACGAAGTCTTTCTCGACAACGTCTTCGTGCCCGATCGCGACGTGGTCGGCGCCGTGAACGACGGCTGGAGCGTGGCGATGGCGGCGTTCGGCAACGAGCGGGTGTCGATCGGCGGTGGCTCGGTCACCATGACCGCAGAAGCTTTGATCGATCTTTTGAAGCGGCATCGACCCGGCGACAGTGGCGTTGCCCGCGAGGTCGGTGCATTGCTGATCGAGTCCTACACCTTGGCCACGCTGAACCTGCGGCAGGCTGCCCGAGCCGTCTTCGACGCCGGGCCCGGGATCGAAGGCAACATCGCCAAGCTGTTCGGGGCTGAGCATGCTCAGCGGGTGGCAGAGTTGGCGCTGCGGATTGCCGACCGGGCCATCCTGGTCGGTGAGGAACCCAAAGTTGTGCACGACTATCTGTTCAGCCGGTGCCTGACTATCGCCGGCGGTACGTCGGAAATCGTCAGAAACCTGATCGCGGAGCGCATTCTGGGCCTGCCCCGCGATTCGGCACCGAAGTAG